The Nicotiana tomentosiformis chromosome 2, ASM39032v3, whole genome shotgun sequence genome includes the window CAACATTCTCTACTCGGATTGTGGCTGAGGCTTTCGTTGTCGGAGTCATCAAGTTACATGGGCCTCCGAGATCAATAGTAACTGACCGAGACCCAAGATTTATCCATTCCCTTTGGCAGGAACTAAACAGGATGCGGGGCTCCACGTTAGCGATGAGCACCGCGTACTATCCCCAAACCGATGGCCAATCTGAAGCGCTCAACAAATGTGTAGAGCAATATCTTCGTTGTTTTGTGGCTGATTCTCCCTCTGATTGGGTGGCTATGTTACCATGGGCAGAATATTGGTACAACACAGCTCTACAAACTTCAGAAGGAATGACCCCTTTCCAGGCTCTTTATGATCGAGAGCCACCTACTATTGCTCGATATATATTGGGCAGCAGCAGTAGTGAACTCGTGGAGAAGTTCCTTGTGCAGCGTGATACAGTTTTGGAACTCCTAAAGCATAATTTAGCTAAGGCTCAACGACGGATGAAAGCCTTGGCTGATAAACATCGAACAGAACTACACTATGAAGTCGGCGAGTGGGTCTATGTGAAGCTTAAACCATATCGTCAACATTCTGTGCGACTACAAAAGCAACATAAGCTGGGtagaaaatattttgggccatttcGCATCTTGAAAAGGGTAGGAGATGTTGCCTATAAGTTGGAGCTGCCAGCGGCGGCTAGGATCCATCCTGTCTTTCATATATCCATGCTCAAGAAGTGTACGGGCCAGCCTGACAATTAGATTACACCTCTTCAACTGACTGATTTTGCTGCTGCTATGCCTCCAAGCGAGCtgaaccttgaggacaaggttcttGTTGGAGATGGGGGTAATGTTGTGAATACAATCTTTGACGAAGCTGACAAAGCGGATGAGTTGGAAGCTGATGTGGCAATTGAGAATGAATTGGGTAATGAGGGGATGAAGGGCAATCTGGGTAGAGGCAAACTCAAGAAACAACCACCTGCAAAGCTAATGGATTATGTAGTGAGTGCTAAATAAAAGTGTGTGGGCCAGGAGTTAGTTATATATAGCAGACGTAGGCATTGTAGTGAGGTAGGTAAAAAGTTGTTATGAAAATATTCCCTTCTCATCCCATTCCTCTATATCTCCAATCCCATCCCCTTCTTCTGCTTCTCACCTCCAGCTTCTTATTGTCTTTTTTTAGTTGTAATTTCCGGTTGATATTTTTAATGCTGCTGTTACTTGCTAGTTTAGTAGCCCTTGCTATATTATTTCACCATAACCCTTTGTGGTTATTATGTTTATTCCTCGAGTACTTGTTGATTTTCGATTATAAAATCAAACTAAGTTGAGATTGAATTAGGATGCGTTGGTATCGACTGTTTGAATTGGTTTTAGGTGAAATGAGTGACGGATATAAAACTAGGGTAGCGGGTGCATTCGTAATTCGGGTCAATTGATTTTTTGGCCTTTtacaaagttgattttagttttatGACCTTACCTCTTTTTTTACATACTggagatttacttttacacataagagatctttCATTTAATaataagagatctaaaaaagatatttttttaaattcaacATTGTAAAAGGTTAAGAAGGCCTAAAACCTCTCGTAATTCTAGGTTTAACTTGTATGTATGTGCTACTTAATGTAAAAATAAACCCAAGTGTAATAACAGTTTGTAATGCTTTATTAATTATTCACTTTAACAGTTTGATCACTTGTTGTAGTAGCCATTATTGTACGTGGCACAGTTACAGAATCACACTAGTTCCAAGTTATTCCACGTTGCTTAATTTTCGACACAACCACTCAGTCAAATTTAATATCTGACCAACAAATTAAGAACCACCATCTACCCTTGTAACTTCTTTCAGACGGATATATTATTTAAATGAAGGCATACATCACTATTCCACTAGGACAAACGATTCTTTACACTGTCGATTCATATAAATGAAAAAACTCAATTCTCAATAGCTTGAGAATCCTTCTCAATAGGAGGAGCACGTGTTACTGAATTCCTTCTTCGCTGGAAGGGAACTTTAGTTCGGTGCATTCCCGCAGGTTCTTACACAATAGAAAAAGTGGAAAATGTATCATATCGTGTATATACATGTTTTTGTTTCTTTTACACGAGGATTCATTGAAAATGTTGTTATGAACGAAATAATCAGGTGTCATACGAAAGTTAGTATAATATATATTCAATGACAATAAATCATACAATAAAAGAGAAATATATTAAAAGAGACATAAATATTTAACGTGGTTCAGCCAATTGACCTACGTTCACAGACGGAGATGTACAATCCACTATAaaaaagagagtataaaatatcgagagaacaacctcacaaagagACAGACACAAGTGGCAGACCAATACTTGTCCCGAAATTCTCCCCttaaacaagactctcaaacccTTTATAGCTACATTGTGGGTGCTACTAAATGAGAAGAAATGAtactcaatttatagaagtccaaaaCTTTTTCCTCCAAGAAAAAGGACTAGCCAAACATGGAggaattatatttttcttttcgtaAAATATAAAATCAATTTTGGTAAATATGTTGCCCTCCGTCAAgaaatagaaaaaccaaatatggtaagaaaatcaggacaacACATAACAATTCTCCCCTTTGGCCTGaattttctaataaaataaatGCGATCCACCTTCTTTACATAACTTTCAACAAGTCGTATCTTCAAATCTCCACCACAAAGTTTGTCTCAACGTGAGTAGCACTCCATTCATTTTTCTCAGATGAAAATCATGATTATCATCAAATAGGTTGCGGCAAGAACTAAACCCGTCAAGATGAACTTGTCTTGAACCcctctctgataccacttgttagATCGAAATCATCAGGTGTCATGCAAAAGGTGGTAAAGCATACATTCAATGACGATAAATCATACAATAAaggagaaatataccaaaagagacacaaatattTAACGTGATTCGGCCAATTGGCCTACGTCCACAAGTGcagatgagcaatccactatagaaaagagagtacaaaatatcgagagaacaaccttactaagaggcaaacacaagtgaaAGGCTAACACTTGTCCCGAAATTCTCCCCCTAAACAAGAATCTCAAACCCTTGATGACTATATTGTGGATGTTACTAAATGAGAAGAacggatcctcaatttataaaagTCCAAAACCTTTTACTCTGACTAGCCaaatataaaagaattatatttttttttcgtAAAAGGTAAAATCAATTATGATAAATATGTTGCCCTTCCTTTAAGAAATAGAAAAACCAAATCTagtaagaaaatcaggacaacACCTAATAATTTTAAAGGTTTTGGCCAGAAgaagagagttgactttgatgaaattTTCTCCCATGTTGTGAAGATGTCTTCTATTTGTGTGGTTCTAGGCTTAATCGCGAGTCTAGATTTAGAGGTTTAGCAGATGGATATGAAGACCATTTTTCTTCATGGTGATTTAGATGGAgagatttatatggagcaacATGAGGTTTTTGTAACTAAGGGAAAAGAAAACTATGTCTGCAAATTAAAAAAGAGCATGTATGGATTAAAACACACTCCAAGGCAATGGTATTTGAAGTTTGAATTTGTCATAGAAAAATAAGGTTACAATAAAACTTCTTCATATCACTGTGTATTTTTCAAGAAGATAAACTTTTTCAgcaagcttatttacaacggagtaataaatgaacattcgtaatataatatatttataacagtttttgtttttttggttattttgttgatgattttgGATAATATTTATTTATCTCCCGTCAAAATAACTACAAGACCGCGCCTTTAAACGATAGCAATTACGTTCTCTGACAAAACTGACAAAACAATTCAACAAACGTAACAAAACCCACGTCCGGCTACTCCTCGGATAACCATTACACTCAGTTCCCAGACCGTCGCCGTCAATTGCCACCTGAAACTTCCAATTCCTCCCCCTCCACAACCGCCGGAAATATCAGCCAATCTCCCTTGGCCCCTATTTAGCGCTCATGGGTGAACAAACCCAAGTACAAGCAAAACCCGAAACCCAAACTCCACCTCAACCCCAACCCCAACCCAATTCCGACTCCACCCTTGTATCCAACTCTCCCGTTGATCTTCCCCCAAACCCCTCTAACCCTTCCAAAATCCCAATTCGACCCCAAAAAATACGAAAACTCTCTTCCCTCCCCTCCTCAAAAACCCCGCAAATCACCGCATCCTCCGCGACGCCAGCATCCACCAAGAGTCGCCGAAAGAGCACACCGAAATCATCATCTAGGGTTTTGCCCCAAATCATCAAACCCTTATCAGCTGACGGCGAAATCGACAATGCACTCTTACACCTCCGTTCAGCCGACCCGCTTCTCGGTTCCTTAATAGACACACTTCCGGTCCCTCAATTTGAGTCACACAATTCTCCGTTTTTAGCCCTAAGCAAGAGCATTCTGTACCAGCAACTAGCTTATAAAGCAGGCACCTCAATTTACACACGCTTCGTGTCCCTTTGTGGCGGAGAAGATGCCATTTGCCCTGACGTCGTCCTCTCCCTATCCGCTCAACAGCTCAAGCAGATAGGTGTCTCGGGGCGAAAGGCTAGTTATTTATATGACTTAGCTAATAAGtataaaaatgggattttgtGTGATGATGCGCTTGTAAAGATGGATGATAAGTCATTGTTTACCATGCTTTCGATGGTGAAGGGTATTGGTTCTTGGTCAGTGCATATGTTCATGATCTTTTCACTGCATTGGCCGGATGTTTTACCTGTTAGTGATTTGGGGGTCAGAAAAGGTGTGCAGTTGTTATACGGATTAGAGGAATTACCTAGGCCGTCGCAGATGGAGCAATTGTGCGAGAAATGGAGACCATATAGGTCAGCTGGGGCGTGGTATATGTGGCGGTTTGTGGAGGGGAAAGGGACTCCAACTACTGCTGCAGCTGCAATTGATGCTGGTAATGTGCAGCCGTTGCAGCAAATTCAGACAGGACAGGAGACACAGCAACATCAGTTGCAGCTTCTCGAGCCTATAAATGGCATTGGGAATCTTGGGTATTTGACTATTTTCCGCCTGAAGTAATAATAGTCGTTTCTATATTAAATTCTAGAGTGGTGCGTGGTCATTAATCCTGTCATTGTGATTGAACTTCGGTTGCCTTCCCGTTGCTTTTAAATTTGAATTCTTTTGCAGTCTATTAATTGCTCATGAGATAATCTGCAAATGGCTTGCACTGTGTTTTACATTCACTGCCCTGTTAGACAACAACCTGCATACATATTTTGAAGTAATTTCTTATCTCTTTTTTATGATAATATAGACAATATTTAGTTGTGGGTGGAAAATCCTGACTGTTGCTTCCTTATATATGCTCACAATCATGGCTTCATAAAAATCGGTTAATGTTTGTTATGCTTGCTTGCATGATGGCTTTACATGAATAGCTTTCGAAACCATCAAAATGTTCAAACTGGAATCAAACAGCTTGTTGTATGACTAAAGAAGCTTTTCTTAAACTTTCTCTAGTGGTTGTAATTAGGAAATTTTGTATATATGTCAAACTATCTTAAATTCTTTAGGTTTTGGATGTTGAGTTTGTTTTGGAAGTCATATTGGAGCTGAGGTGTATCAAATATTGGAAAAAAGATTCATCTGGAGAAAAAGGAACAGATTGAAAGAAGAGTAGACTTTTTACCTTTTGTGATAGACATATGCCTTGAGGAATGAGGTTGATTCGTGCTTGGTTGTGAAAATTTATGTATTTATATGTAAAATCAGGTGACTGTAGAGGGGGAAAAGATGGAGTATATACATTAGTGAGCATGAAGTGGGCTGCAGTATGTAGCACCAAATGAAGGAAGGGGGAGATCAGATATGGTTGTTTTAGTGGTTGAAACAAAGCAGGGTACCACGTTATACAAAATGTCATAGTGTTTGATTCATACAAGCCCTTAAATTTATGAAATGATGGATAGTGGTGCGTAAAATTGAAAATGTATGCTTACATTTTACTTGTATGTATTAAATATGATTGCTAATTGTCATAAACTTATTCATTAGTAAGGTTGTCAATTCATTAACTGCACTTTTCCATATTTGTTTTGGTCTAAACCAAAACAAACTTATTCTTTCTTCTAAGTTCTAGCTATCGAATTTCTACGTTTATTCTGGTCATTTGGAAAGTAGAGAACCCAATTTAGGTTTACCTAATCTAACATGCAACCTATTAGCGCACGTTTGTTGTGCATGTCTGTAATAGGTTCACTAGGCAAAGAACGCAAGGGTGTGGTCTAGTGTTCATAAAGTGGACGGAGAACCATATGAACCTATGTTCAAATCCCAATGGAGGCaaaaaaatactaggtgatttcttcccatctgcctaaggcttggtggatagagttattTGACACCTGTGTTGGTGAGAGGTTGCAGGTACTCGATGGAATAGTCGAGGTATGCACAAGCTGGCCCAAGCACCACCGTCATAAAATAGTTAGTCCACTAGCCAAATCGAAGGGTCTCTTTGACCATGGACGTTCTTTATTATTAACCCCCCCTTCCCCCCCTTACAGTTATTTAGGTAATAGTTTATGACGCCAATTTCCCTAACCCTGAAGTTACGACAATCTATTTGCTAATGGACAGTTTCTTGATTTCATTTGCTGGTGGAGTTGGCGATGAACTCTACCTATGTTAGTTTTGCAAAGTATAGTTGGTTTTAAATCCGAATAGATAAAGGTTTAGTAGGTCGACGGCCAAAGTAAAATAGGGCGACGGAATATTTAATTTGTTGGGACCTAGCCACCTAGGCAAGTCCCTGAATTGAGCAGAATGGATATAGGATGAATGGATATAGTCGACCTCAAATGATTTAGAATTAAAGCATTGTTGATTGATGTATAGCTAATAGACAGTTATGTTGCTGAATTAATAGGTTGATGTGGGAACTAATGTAGAGGGTGTTCGGATTGGCTTTTAAAAAGTAGCTTATAAGCTAAAAGTCACAAGTCAATGTTGGTGAGGTGGAAGACCTTGAGGTCTAGGATTTTAAAGGCCGAAACCGTCTGGCAGTGAGGTGCAGATCCTGGGGCAAGGATCCTAAATTCTTTCTGTGCCTTATGAAGAGGTTAGAGACAAATCGTAAATTTTTTGAGAGAGCATGCTCTTTGCCCTTGTGTATCTGTTGTTGTGATGGTGTTCATGTACAACAAGGCTTTAATCATCCCGTACCTAAGGAAATTGCTTAATTAAACATCATTAACTAGTTGCTTGATAGTAGTTGCCTAATTACTCCTACTCAGTGAATGGTTGCCAACTTGCCCCAGCCACTCTAGGCCTTTTTACCAATTTTCTGAGGTAAAGTAGATTCTTAAGAGAAAAACATGACCCTTTTTTCTTTGTTTATATAATTTATGTAACCAGGCCATTTTGGTCCGATCCACCGCTGGGCCAGCTACAATTTCCAGGGTGGATCTCTCAGATAAACTTTTAATTCACCTTTAATCAGTTTATCTATATTTTCTCTCATGCAAAAGGGTGCAAACACACTCTTGGAGTCCTAAGAACCTTTAACCTTATTCCCTAAGCTAAGATTTGTTGCCTTTACTCTTTAAGCTCTATTTATTAATGAACAAATCAATTATACGAAGTAATATCATTAACTCAATCGAAGTAATAACCTTTAACTCTCAACCTTTTTTGAAAGATTTAGTTGTATAAATGACACTCCAAATGGATATTCCAGAATTGAAAGTGTTTGGTGAGAAACGGGAGGAGTGTTATCCTCTTGAGAGATTGAGATTTGAGATTCTCAATCCAATTATTATACTTTTTTGCATAGTTGGCTGTTCCTATCTTCCTACATGAATTAGGTGTGCAATCAATTAGAACCCTGTTAGGTTAATATTTCTTTTGGTTTGTGCACCCCTTTTTTAATTTGCCCAGTTTTTCGCTACTGTTGGTATATTAGCATTGTTTTTCTTGTTCtgttttttcctctttttccGATGTTATTCACTGATTCGTTAATTTTCTTTCCATAAGAATCTTTATGAAAGAAAAGAGGGCTGGATTAGAGCTGAAGTAATATAGTCGATTAATGTATCATGCCCAATTGGTGTGAGAATGAGGTGTGGCTGATTGATTGGAGTCTCCACCTTGTGCTTTATTGACTTGTTAGTATTCATTGTTGTCTATGTTTGAGGTTTTTATTTGGCATACAAGGATATTGATCTTTGCATCATTTAACACTTTGGTTTCAGGGCTTGCATTTGGAGCCAATGACCAAAAGTGTGCAGATGTCAGACTATTTACTTGGGCTGGAATGTGTGTGCAAATAAAGAATTGGTTTCCTAAGATGCTGTGCACCAAAATTCTGTCGCAAGTGTCAGTGTTGAGCTAAGTTAGGTGCTGTAAAGGAATGTGCTAGATGGCAGAGCTTCATTTGTTTGATTGATGTGAGGGGCTGCACTTTCTTCGTATAGAGGTAATACAATGCTCACTATTTCTACCCCCTTCCTTCCCCTTTCCTTAATTCTCTTGTCCCATTTAAATGTAAAATCACGGCTTCAAACTGTGTTGTGATTTTTAGCAACGAggtataataatataaataaacttTACTATGATAGAGATTGAGCACTTGTCTTTGTTTCTGTCCCTTTTGGTCTTGTTTTTGAGGTTGAGATCCTTCTCGATTATTCTCTGTGGGTTTTAAATGATGGCGTTGATCCCATGGCTTGAGTTCAAccaaaaatattacatttttaatTCTCGACAGGGAAGCCTCATAAGATTCTTCTTTGTTGTGTTGCTGTCGTAAAATAGCTTTCTTCGTTCCGTTGTCGATCTTCCAATAAATTTTAGATTTGATTGTATTATAGTGTATACCCGTTATGTACACAATATTGGCAGTTATTCTATTTTCATCATAGAATGATTATTCGGTCTTTTTTCTTCGTTGTAATTTGTATCATGATTCAATCAAAATTTCTCGAATTCTTCTAATCTGTAACTTCACCGAAATCGGAATAGTTCCTATACCACTATAAAAAAAAGAGtataaaatatcgagagaacaacctcacaaagagacaaacacaagtgacacactaacacttgtcccgAAATTCTCCCCttaaacaagactctcaaactCTTTAtagctacattgtggatgctactaAATGAGAATAAATGAtactcaatttatagaagtccaaaaCTTTTTCCTCCAAGGAAAATGACTAGCCAAacatggaagaattatatttttcttttcgtaAAATATAAAATCAATTTTGGTAAATATGTTGCCCTCCATCAAgaaatagaaaaatcaaatatGGTAAAGAAAATCAGGACAACACATAACAATTCTCCTATTTGGCctgaattttctaacaaaataaaCTTGATCCACCTTCTTCACATAACTTTCAACAAGTCGTATCTCCAAATCTCCACCACAAAGTTTGTCTCAACGTGAATAGCACTCCATTCATTTTTCTCAGATGAAAATCATGATTACCGTCAAATAGGTTGCGGCAAGAACTAAACCCGCCAAGATGAACTTGTTTTGAACCcctctctgataccacttgttagATCGAAATCATCAGGTGTCATGCGAAAGCTGGTAAATCGTACATTCAATGACGATAAATCATACAATAAATGAAAAATATACCAAAAGATATaaatatttaacgtggttcggccAATTGGCCTATGTCCACAAGTGcagatgagcaatccactatagaaaagagagtacaaaatatcgagagaacaaccttactaagaggcaaacacaagtgaaAGGCTAACACTTGTCCCGAAATTCTCCCCCTAAACAAGAATCTCAAACCCTTGATGGCTAAATTGTGGATGCTACTAAATGAGAAGAacggatcctcaatttatagaagtccaaaaccttttcctccaagaaaaaggactagccaaatataaaagaattatatttttcttttcgtaAAAGGTAAAATCAATTATGATAAATATGTTGCCCTTTCTTTAAGAAATAGGAAAACCAAATCTagtaagaaaatcaggacaacACCTAATAATTTTAAAGGTTTTGGCCAGAAgaagagagttgactttgatgaaattTTCTCCCATGTTGTGAAGATGTCTTCTATTTGTGTGGTTCTAGGCTTAACCGCGAGTCTAGATTTAGAGGTTGAGCAGATGGATATAAAGACTGCTTTTCTTCATGGTGATTTAGATGGGAAAATTTATATGGAGCAACATGAGATTTTTGTAACTAAGGGAAAAGAAAACTATGTCTGCAAATTGAAAAAGAGCATGTATGGATTGAAACACACGCCAAGGCAATGGTATTTGAAGTTTGAATTTGTCATAGAAAAATAAGGGTACAATAAAACTTCTTCAGATCACTGTGTATTCTTCCAGAAGTTCTttgatgatgattttattatcttATTGCTTTATGTGGATGACATGCTTATTGGCAAGAATAAATCCATAATTGTAGTCCTTAAGAAGCAATTAAGCAAACCGTTTGTGATGAAGGACTTGGGGCCAACAAAGAAAATCTTGGGCATTCAAATCTACTGACACATAGAAATGAGTTATTTTTATCCCAAAAGCAGTACATTGAGAAAGTACTCAAGAGATTCAATATGACAGATGCAAAAGTGGTTAGTACTCCTCTTGTTAAACAATTTAAAATGAGTATTAGTCCGAGCCTATATATTGATGAAGAGAAAAAAGAGATATCTCGTATTCCTTACTCTTCTATTGTTGGTAGTTTGATGTATGATATCGTTTGCATTAGACCAGATATTGCATATGCCGTTGGTACTGTTAGTAGATTTCTTTCTAATCCTAAAAAGGAGCGTTGAGGATGGAGTGAAATAGATATTAAGGTATCTGAAAGATACTGCAGATTTGAAGTTGTGCTTTGGCAGTGGCAAGCTTGAACTTGTTTGTTCACAAACTCCGATTTTGGAGGCAATCTTGATAATTCAAGATCCACTTCCGGTTATTTGATCACCTTTGCAGGGAGAGTTATTTCTTGGCAATCTAGACTACAGAAGTGCATAGCCCTATCCACCACAGAAGCCGAATATATTGTTGTCACCGAAGGTGCCAAAGAATTATTATGGATGAAAGAGTTTATTAATGATCTTGGATTTGAGCAGCCAAGCTAGATCTTATTTTGTGATAATCAGAGTGTTATCTGTCTCACCAAGCACTCAACTTTTCATTATAAGACGAAACATATAAATAGAAAGTATCATTGGATAAGAATGGCAGTGGAAGAGAAATTATTTGAGATTGAGAAGATACACATTGATGACAATTATTCGGGTATGCTGACGAAAGTAGTGGTTGCAGATAAACAAGAGTTTTGCAGAAAATTGGCAAGCATGAAGCCTGTCAGTGGCTCCTCTACTTGAAGACATATTTGGCCCATTGGCTGGAGTTGAAGCTTGTTGGGCCTATTCCCATGTTGTCCATCCAAATGTTCAATGGCTTAATCCTATTTTCTTTTGGTTTCCATTCCTATTCTGAATTGAATTCGATTTTTATTCCTATTTTGATTTTGGTTTCAAGAGAAAACACCACTCATTATCTATAAATAGTGCAACCTTTGAGAATTGTTATATGCTTATTAGTATAAGCACATAAGAGTAGTTTTTGAGAGATCTTTCGTCAAGAGAGAAGCGAGAAGAAAAAGTGTTCATTTTGCTACAGATTTTGTTCCGACCAGCCAAGTTCAAATCACGTTTTTGGATTCGTTCACcattggattgagctgaaattTTGAATGAAAGTTCCTAAATCTTGCTCTTTGATTTGAACGGTGGAGATCGGATTTGGAGGCTCGTAGAATCCGATTTTGAGCCCCGAACAACAGCTCCATTTTTGTGACTTCTCTTTTTTCAATTGATTTTGTTCTTGCTATTGTTGCTTCGTGTTTGGCACTCGTTGTATAGCCAATTTGTAAAACTTTTGTAACCCTCTTATTATTATAGTGGAATTTTTAAATATTTGTGATCCCGTAATTTTTACCTTCGACTTAGAAGGAATTTTCACGTTAAAATTTAATATTCTTTATCTATTTTATGTTAAGATTTGCCTCTCTCGACGTAAAAAATACATCATTGTACTTCTAGTGTTGATTGCTGAATGATAAGATCTTAGCGTAAATTCTTCAGAGAGTACATCAAAAGAGTGAATTGAATTCAGTTTCGTGGTCTAGCATGGGCACTAATTAAAGATTTCCTTTGTGAAGGAGGGGGCGGATCTAGTAGGCATTCTACGGGTTCACGTGAACCCTATATAGTTTTTGTCCATATcctttctctctctatatattCTATCCGTTCATTTTTAGTTGTTCACTTTTGATTTTGGTGTCCCTTCAAAAACATATATGAAGTATGtattttacaattttatccaTAATAATGACAGTATTTTCAAAAGTCTTGGGAAATGATTTGGagaatgagtaattaatgataagggtaaaacatGGGGGAAAAAGATTGTCTTTCTCTTAATTAagtatagtggacaagtaaaagtgaaaatgtATTTTTAgtagaggaattttcagaaaccactattgtttagtggctattaacttcctatagctaccatatacataattacttcttatagctactattcagttgttacggtagtgtatttgTTGTATTcacgctgctgtattcatgaatacatcagCAAAAAACGCCTAAAAATCAGAGtagtccagttgtacgcgcatgtattcacatgtatcagcgtaatgtattcatgaatacagcagcaaaaggCGCCTAAAATCAGgccagtccagctgtacgcgcatgtattcacatgtattcgcgctgttatattcatgaatacagcagtaaaAAGCGCATAAAATCAGAGTAGTCCAGTTGTACGAGCATGTATttacatgtattcgcgccatgtattcatgaatacaacaacaaaaagcgcctaaaatcagggcagttcagtt containing:
- the LOC104097283 gene encoding alkylbase DNA glycosidase-like protein mag2 isoform X1 — encoded protein: MGEQTQVQAKPETQTPPQPQPQPNSDSTLVSNSPVDLPPNPSNPSKIPIRPQKIRKLSSLPSSKTPQITASSATPASTKSRRKSTPKSSSRVLPQIIKPLSADGEIDNALLHLRSADPLLGSLIDTLPVPQFESHNSPFLALSKSILYQQLAYKAGTSIYTRFVSLCGGEDAICPDVVLSLSAQQLKQIGVSGRKASYLYDLANKYKNGILCDDALVKMDDKSLFTMLSMVKGIGSWSVHMFMIFSLHWPDVLPVSDLGVRKGVQLLYGLEELPRPSQMEQLCEKWRPYRSAGAWYMWRFVEGKGTPTTAAAAIDAGNVQPLQQIQTGQETQQHQLQLLEPINGIGNLGYLTIFRLKACIWSQ
- the LOC104097283 gene encoding alkylbase DNA glycosidase-like protein mag2 isoform X2 is translated as MGEQTQVQAKPETQTPPQPQPQPNSDSTLVSNSPVDLPPNPSNPSKIPIRPQKIRKLSSLPSSKTPQITASSATPASTKSRRKSTPKSSSRVLPQIIKPLSADGEIDNALLHLRSADPLLGSLIDTLPVPQFESHNSPFLALSKSILYQQLAYKAGTSIYTRFVSLCGGEDAICPDVVLSLSAQQLKQIGVSGRKASYLYDLANKYKNGILCDDALVKMDDKSLFTMLSMVKGIGSWSVHMFMIFSLHWPDVLPVSDLGVRKGVQLLYGLEELPRPSQMEQLCEKWRPYRSAGAWYMWRFVEGKGTPTTAAAAIDAGNVQPLQQIQTGQETQQHQLQLLEPINGIGNLGYLTIFRLK
- the LOC104097283 gene encoding alkylbase DNA glycosidase-like protein mag2 isoform X3: MGEQTQVQAKPETQTPPQPQPQPNSDSTLVSNSPVDLPPNPSNPSKIPIRPQKIRKLSSLPSSKTPQITASSATPASTKSRRKSTPKSSSRVLPQIIKPLSADGEIDNALLHLRSADPLLGSLIDTLPVPQFESHNSPFLALSKSILYQQLAYKAGTSIYTRFVSLCGGEDAICPDVVLSLSAQQLKQIGVSGRKASYLYDLANKYKNGILCDDALVKMDDKSLFTMLSMVKGIGSWSVHMFMIFSLHWPDVLPVSDLGVRKGVQLLYGLEELPRPSQMEQLCEKWRPYRSAGAWYMWRFVEGKGTPTTAAAAIDAGNVQPLQQIQTGQETQQHQLQLLEPINGIGNLGACIWSQ